Proteins co-encoded in one Acidobacteriota bacterium genomic window:
- a CDS encoding YceI family protein — protein MRNRIAMFLLTFLIMTLGLTFVQAETYKIDDTHSTVHFHVKHMSAGIFVGRFDAVSGTLNYDPENPSNSSIEVTVRADSVSTNNDRLNGHIKSPDFLNAAQFPEITFKSTSVEKTGEDTYQVSGDLTIRGITKQITTTVQHTGTSEIQQKRIGFMTRFDVNRFDFDVDWGKDEVAGETVTIAFNLEGVAAE, from the coding sequence ATGCGAAACCGCATTGCCATGTTTTTGCTGACCTTTCTGATAATGACTTTGGGCCTGACCTTTGTGCAGGCTGAAACCTACAAGATCGACGACACCCATTCCACGGTTCACTTTCATGTCAAGCACATGAGCGCCGGCATTTTCGTGGGCCGTTTCGATGCCGTCTCGGGCACTCTCAACTACGATCCCGAAAACCCTTCCAACAGCTCTATCGAGGTGACGGTACGGGCCGACTCGGTGAGCACCAACAACGACCGCCTCAACGGCCACATCAAGAGCCCCGACTTTCTCAACGCCGCCCAGTTCCCCGAAATCACCTTCAAGAGCACCTCGGTGGAGAAGACGGGAGAAGACACCTACCAGGTGAGCGGCGATCTGACCATCCGCGGCATCACCAAGCAGATCACCACCACCGTGCAGCACACCGGAACCTCGGAAATCCAACAGAAGCGCATCGGATTCATGACCCGATTCGACGTCAACCGCTTCGATTTCGACGTCGACTGGGGCAAAGACGAGGTGGCCGGAGAAACCGTCACCATCGCCTTCAATCTCGAAGGCGTGGCGGCCGAGTGA
- a CDS encoding AAA family ATPase, protein MNAAKLIRIAMALILALAAWVLAAFLAGGELTLEQAWPSLAIAAASAWTLWRARDAAGLAGALMLTSLLVLFSGLNPSEAATLRPWLNPLVSSLWIGFFALFPFLFVHFTLLFPIVSKVMEGRLWLHGAIYLPYALLLVLNRLDPDELGGLLPVLAYPLGFLSGVAILLHKYRSSLTTSEKNRLWVLLIGCLAGALPRLLTAWGSLSLPDVLERLSEVTLLLFPYALVLAVLRENFSEIGRGFRRLLVWTMVGGGLFNVYLVVFLAVDVSGDFRPESWAAAPSLAAAAAALLSLWPLLQWGRRLISARFDPSSALWTPPRAPSAAREGSSEDGFQPIRPNPFIVGNPVRSPEMFFGREEEFDFIRRRLANEREGGIIVLCGERRSGKTSILYQLVQGRLGSGFVPVFIDMQGLAVSDDRRFLESVSEIILRDCKRHLPGFSLPASRRAADYTQFTGLIESVLREIRRERLLLLVDEYELIEDKVEKGILAGEIFSYLNSLLEGFPRIGLIFTGSRPLEPMSPWQVLLARSSYREISFLGRDDAQALIRRPLRGLARFPTGSVNRLWRLGRGHPFFTQLLGQTLVDVLNERRTRRVQEGVLEEVVSRILEHPPPQLLYQWAGYGEQEKLALSALATLLPSADAFLDPESCRRLLETLPKAGGEELDEARLRMIYEGLRGRRVLDRDQTRYRFTMDLLRLWIRSERNVWNVLNEIA, encoded by the coding sequence ATGAACGCCGCAAAGCTGATCCGCATCGCGATGGCACTGATCCTGGCCTTGGCGGCCTGGGTGCTGGCGGCCTTCCTGGCCGGCGGGGAACTGACCCTGGAGCAAGCCTGGCCCTCGCTGGCCATAGCAGCGGCCAGCGCCTGGACGCTGTGGAGGGCACGAGACGCAGCCGGACTGGCCGGGGCCCTCATGCTGACCTCTCTGCTGGTCCTCTTCAGCGGCCTCAACCCTTCCGAAGCCGCCACTCTGCGGCCCTGGCTGAACCCGCTGGTATCCAGCCTGTGGATCGGCTTCTTCGCTCTCTTCCCCTTCCTCTTCGTTCATTTCACCTTGCTCTTCCCCATCGTCAGCAAAGTCATGGAAGGACGCCTGTGGCTGCACGGGGCCATCTATCTGCCCTACGCTCTTCTGCTGGTCCTCAACCGCCTGGATCCCGACGAGCTGGGCGGGCTGCTGCCGGTTCTGGCCTATCCGCTGGGATTCCTGTCGGGAGTGGCCATTCTGCTGCACAAGTACCGGTCCTCCCTGACGACTTCAGAGAAAAACCGCCTTTGGGTGCTTCTGATCGGCTGTCTTGCCGGCGCCCTGCCCCGCCTGCTCACGGCCTGGGGATCCCTCAGCCTTCCCGACGTGCTGGAAAGACTGAGCGAAGTCACCCTGCTGCTCTTTCCATACGCTTTGGTGCTGGCCGTCTTGCGCGAGAACTTTTCCGAGATCGGGAGGGGTTTTCGCCGCCTGCTGGTGTGGACCATGGTGGGCGGAGGACTTTTCAACGTCTACCTGGTGGTTTTCCTGGCGGTGGACGTGTCGGGCGACTTCCGCCCCGAGTCGTGGGCGGCTGCTCCCTCGCTGGCGGCCGCGGCGGCGGCGCTGCTCAGCCTGTGGCCGCTGCTGCAATGGGGCCGAAGGCTGATCAGTGCGCGCTTCGACCCGTCCTCGGCGCTGTGGACGCCCCCTCGCGCCCCTTCCGCCGCCAGGGAAGGCAGCAGCGAGGACGGTTTTCAGCCCATCCGGCCCAACCCCTTCATCGTGGGCAACCCGGTGCGCAGCCCCGAGATGTTCTTCGGACGCGAGGAGGAGTTCGATTTCATCCGCCGCAGGCTGGCCAACGAGCGCGAGGGAGGCATTATCGTCCTCTGCGGCGAGCGCCGCTCGGGCAAGACCTCCATCCTCTACCAACTGGTGCAGGGGCGGCTGGGAAGCGGTTTCGTTCCGGTCTTCATCGACATGCAGGGGCTGGCGGTTTCCGACGACCGCCGCTTCCTGGAATCGGTCTCGGAAATCATCCTGCGCGATTGCAAGCGCCATCTGCCCGGCTTCAGCCTGCCGGCTTCCCGCCGGGCCGCCGACTATACCCAGTTCACAGGGCTGATCGAGAGCGTCCTGCGGGAGATTCGGCGGGAACGCCTGCTGCTGCTGGTCGACGAGTACGAGCTGATCGAGGACAAGGTTGAAAAAGGCATCCTGGCGGGCGAGATCTTCTCTTACCTGAACAGCCTGCTGGAGGGCTTTCCCCGTATAGGCCTCATCTTCACGGGCTCGCGTCCGCTGGAGCCCATGAGTCCCTGGCAGGTGTTGCTGGCACGTTCCTCCTACCGCGAGATCAGCTTCCTGGGCCGGGACGACGCCCAGGCCCTTATCCGCCGTCCGCTGAGAGGCCTGGCCCGCTTTCCGACCGGCTCGGTCAACCGCCTGTGGAGGCTGGGAAGAGGGCATCCCTTCTTCACCCAACTGCTGGGGCAAACACTGGTCGACGTCCTCAACGAGAGACGCACCCGCCGGGTGCAGGAAGGCGTTCTGGAAGAAGTGGTGAGCCGCATCCTGGAGCACCCGCCGCCGCAGCTCCTCTACCAGTGGGCGGGATACGGCGAGCAGGAAAAGCTGGCCCTTTCAGCGCTGGCGACACTGCTGCCTTCGGCCGACGCTTTTCTCGATCCCGAGAGCTGCCGCAGGCTTCTGGAGACGCTTCCCAAAGCGGGAGGCGAGGAGCTGGATGAGGCGCGGCTGCGCATGATCTATGAGGGTCTGCGGGGGCGGCGAGTCCTCGACCGCGACCAGACCCGCTATCGTTTCACCATGGACCTGCTGCGCCTGTGGATCCGCTCCGAGCGCAACGTCTGGAACGTCCTCAACGAAATCGCCTGA
- a CDS encoding tetratricopeptide repeat protein: MLKRSFRAAVWSWLAVFLLLPATAQSPPEVAKAVREGERAIYQLDFDRAEALYRKMIEERPSDPVGYGMLTTVKLNQLLFAAKNLAVDDYATPTPFAQDPTYKDIDRERRAFLESVQQLEEVCDRRLAADADDVMALYFKGVGYENMATEALAVRKSTGDAQKFGRRARNLHERVLELRPQLVDANMSLAVHEFAAATLPWRIKWLAFLLGIRGNKERAIERLELVSSQGLYRARDAQVLLALLQAWKGDPQVAVRLFRDLRRDFPQNFLSDINLAAIHQLLLDDPKSALEIYRDLLSKLEIKAPGIKAAEVHYRIGKTYLELGEFSMAMEAFQQAVQEPHTEEETYPLAFFHMARIHDRRGETQQAEEKYRRVLRYQGPDDLLRDELKEARKKTR; this comes from the coding sequence ATGCTGAAGCGATCATTCCGTGCTGCCGTGTGGAGTTGGCTGGCCGTGTTTCTTTTGCTGCCGGCAACCGCCCAGAGCCCTCCTGAGGTAGCCAAGGCGGTGCGGGAAGGCGAGCGGGCCATCTACCAGCTCGACTTCGACCGCGCTGAGGCCCTCTACCGCAAAATGATCGAAGAGCGGCCTTCCGACCCAGTGGGCTACGGCATGCTCACCACGGTCAAGCTCAACCAGTTGCTCTTCGCGGCCAAGAACCTGGCTGTCGACGACTACGCCACTCCCACGCCCTTTGCCCAGGATCCCACCTACAAAGACATCGACAGGGAACGCAGGGCCTTTCTGGAGAGCGTCCAGCAACTGGAAGAGGTGTGCGACCGGCGGCTGGCTGCCGACGCCGACGATGTCATGGCGCTCTATTTCAAGGGAGTGGGCTATGAGAACATGGCCACCGAAGCGCTGGCCGTGCGAAAGAGCACGGGGGACGCCCAGAAGTTCGGCCGGCGGGCCCGCAACCTGCATGAGCGGGTCCTGGAACTGCGTCCTCAGCTTGTGGACGCCAACATGAGCCTGGCCGTGCACGAGTTCGCCGCCGCCACCCTGCCCTGGCGCATCAAATGGCTGGCCTTCCTGCTGGGCATTCGGGGCAACAAAGAGCGCGCCATCGAGCGGCTGGAGTTGGTTTCCAGCCAGGGCCTCTACCGGGCCCGCGACGCTCAGGTCCTGCTGGCCCTCCTGCAGGCCTGGAAGGGAGATCCGCAAGTCGCCGTCCGCCTCTTCCGCGATCTGCGGCGTGACTTTCCTCAGAACTTTCTTTCCGACATCAATCTGGCCGCCATTCACCAACTCCTTCTCGATGATCCCAAGAGCGCCCTCGAAATCTACCGGGACCTGCTCAGTAAGCTGGAGATCAAGGCTCCCGGCATCAAGGCGGCCGAGGTCCACTACCGCATCGGCAAGACCTATCTCGAACTGGGCGAGTTCAGCATGGCGATGGAGGCTTTCCAGCAGGCCGTGCAGGAACCTCACACGGAAGAAGAGACCTACCCGCTGGCCTTCTTCCACATGGCGCGCATCCACGACCGCCGCGGCGAAACCCAGCAGGCCGAAGAGAAATACCGCCGTGTGCTGCGCTACCAGGGTCCCGACGACCTGTTGCGCGATGAACTCAAAGAAGCCCGCAAGAAAACCCGTTAG
- a CDS encoding PadR family transcriptional regulator has translation MSKASRKDLLHGTLEMLILETLSLRELHGYGIAREIERTSREELQIEEGSLYPALHRMERRGWLNARWGRSESGRRAKLYCLTEAGRLQLAQEKDIWTRFWKAVSRVIEDESA, from the coding sequence ATGAGCAAGGCATCGCGCAAAGACCTGCTGCACGGAACCCTGGAGATGCTGATCCTGGAGACGCTGTCGCTGAGGGAACTGCATGGCTACGGTATCGCCCGTGAAATCGAGCGCACCAGCCGGGAGGAGCTGCAGATCGAGGAGGGTTCGCTTTATCCGGCCCTGCACCGCATGGAACGCCGGGGCTGGCTGAATGCTCGTTGGGGGCGCTCAGAAAGCGGACGCCGGGCCAAGCTCTACTGCCTGACCGAAGCCGGACGTCTTCAGTTGGCGCAGGAAAAAGACATTTGGACGCGCTTTTGGAAAGCCGTTTCGCGGGTGATCGAGGATGAATCTGCTTAG
- a CDS encoding prolyl oligopeptidase family serine peptidase codes for MSRRTAVAALAAAVLWTSGCGQSDVRAPKRYRAESFVKAAEIRGGAFSPDGRQVLFAAHNPQGVFNAYLVDVDGGEPEALTDSRQEHYPHAFFPHDRRLLLGRVAEEGKAWHLFLLTPQGDERDLTPDALTSVEFRGFSRDLKSFHYLANPRDDKEFDLFEMDVETLASRTLFRNEGGYVVGPVSDDRRYVALHKLHSIYESDLYVWDRHEKVLKHLSASLGEVYLKPVAFGVANHDLYYLSDEGGEFNYLMRLDLDSGRGGKVEEARWDILFAEFSRTGRYRLVGVNDPSGTRIRVYNTASGERIPIEGMPRGQVMHLQMSADEERLALLINSSRSASNLFVYDFQEGQLRQLTRALPESMDPQDLVEPEIVSFASYDGLAVPGLFYRPKGVDAESKAPGLIFVHGGPGGQFRVRYSPLVQYLVNQGYAVLQVNNRGSTGYGKTFASLDDRRHGKEDLKDCLAGKKFLIESGLVQPDRIGIIGGSYGGFLVLSALAFHPGEFRVGVDLFGVVNWISTLQSIPPWQESMRKVIYTEVGDPEQDAEYLKSISPLYHADKIRSPLLVVQGAKDPRVSAEEKRELVDAVERNGVPVEYLVFDNEEHIVSRPQNRVKLYKTVLKFLQVHLKK; via the coding sequence ATGAGCCGCCGCACGGCTGTCGCGGCTCTAGCCGCCGCCGTGCTGTGGACGTCCGGTTGCGGCCAGAGCGATGTGCGGGCGCCTAAGCGCTACCGCGCCGAATCCTTCGTGAAAGCCGCCGAGATCCGGGGAGGCGCTTTCTCGCCTGACGGCCGGCAGGTGCTGTTTGCCGCCCACAATCCTCAGGGCGTTTTCAACGCCTACCTCGTCGACGTCGATGGGGGAGAGCCCGAAGCGCTGACCGACTCCCGGCAAGAACACTACCCCCACGCCTTTTTTCCTCATGACCGGCGCCTGTTGTTGGGTCGGGTCGCCGAAGAGGGTAAGGCCTGGCACCTCTTTCTGCTCACGCCCCAGGGCGATGAGCGCGACCTGACTCCAGACGCACTGACCTCGGTGGAATTCCGGGGATTCAGCCGCGACCTGAAGAGCTTCCACTACCTCGCCAATCCGCGCGACGACAAAGAATTCGATCTCTTCGAGATGGACGTCGAGACCCTGGCGAGCCGGACGCTCTTCCGCAACGAGGGAGGGTACGTGGTGGGACCGGTTTCCGACGACCGGCGCTATGTGGCCCTCCACAAGCTGCATTCCATTTATGAGTCCGACCTCTACGTGTGGGACCGTCACGAAAAGGTCCTCAAGCATCTCAGCGCCTCGCTGGGCGAGGTCTACCTCAAACCGGTCGCCTTCGGGGTGGCCAACCATGACCTCTACTACTTGAGCGATGAGGGCGGCGAATTCAACTACTTGATGCGCCTCGATCTTGACAGCGGACGCGGAGGCAAGGTGGAAGAGGCCCGCTGGGACATCCTCTTCGCCGAGTTTTCACGCACCGGACGCTACCGCCTGGTGGGCGTCAACGACCCCTCGGGAACCCGCATCCGCGTCTACAACACGGCCTCCGGCGAGCGCATCCCCATCGAGGGAATGCCGCGCGGACAGGTCATGCACTTGCAGATGTCGGCCGACGAAGAGCGGTTGGCGCTGCTCATCAACAGCTCCCGTTCCGCCTCCAACCTCTTCGTCTACGACTTCCAGGAGGGCCAACTGCGCCAGTTGACCCGCGCCTTGCCTGAGTCGATGGATCCGCAGGACCTGGTGGAGCCCGAGATCGTCAGCTTCGCCTCCTATGACGGGCTGGCCGTACCCGGTCTCTTCTACCGTCCCAAGGGGGTTGATGCGGAGAGCAAGGCGCCGGGACTGATCTTCGTCCACGGCGGGCCCGGGGGACAGTTCAGAGTCCGCTACTCGCCCCTGGTGCAATACCTGGTCAACCAGGGATATGCCGTGCTCCAGGTCAACAACCGCGGAAGTACCGGCTACGGTAAGACTTTCGCCAGCCTGGACGACCGACGCCACGGAAAAGAAGACCTCAAAGACTGCCTGGCGGGCAAGAAGTTCCTGATCGAGTCCGGCTTGGTGCAGCCCGACCGCATCGGCATCATCGGAGGCAGCTACGGAGGCTTCCTGGTGCTTTCGGCCCTGGCCTTCCATCCGGGCGAATTCCGTGTGGGCGTCGACCTTTTCGGCGTCGTCAACTGGATCAGCACCCTGCAGAGCATTCCGCCCTGGCAGGAGAGCATGCGCAAGGTCATTTACACCGAGGTGGGCGATCCCGAGCAGGACGCCGAATACCTCAAGTCGATATCGCCTCTCTACCATGCCGACAAGATCCGGAGTCCGCTGCTGGTGGTGCAGGGAGCCAAGGATCCCCGCGTCAGCGCCGAGGAGAAGCGGGAACTGGTGGACGCCGTGGAGCGCAACGGCGTGCCCGTCGAGTACCTGGTCTTCGACAACGAAGAGCACATCGTCTCCCGTCCCCAGAACCGCGTCAAGCTTTACAAGACGGTCCTCAAGTTCCTGCAGGTCCACCTCAAGAAGTAG
- a CDS encoding ABC transporter permease: MNLLRRIAKRLWTRIRPGRLRWEVEEEMSFHLEQRTEEYRRSGLDTPAARRRAQERFGSLSGYRSRVLQVHHVSPAGGQGANLMESILQDIRFAVRTLLRRPLFTVLCLITLALGIGANSAIFSVIQAVLLAPLPHKNSESLAVLWQFDRHNQTSKEAISVPDLFDFRERSSSIAHLMAFRSRQFTLTGLEDPERVLVGEVTTGSLVETGFPPMRGREFEAREGEPNGPLAALLRRSFAQRRFGSMEDAVGRSVTLNGVDYQVVGVLPEDTVFPSDQVQIWIPLQVAPRSAPRGNHSILALARLAPGVELKQANEEIASIAAQLEEEFPDDNAGRGAFLSPLRQEVVGDYSLTLWVLMAAVGVVLLIACANVANLMLTRAAARGREVGIRRALGAGRLRLARQFLTESLVLAGAAALLGLGLAWVGIRLLLQLAPSGIPRLQHTTVDPWVLGFTLLISALTGLLFGLAPALQSTRRHAASALRQGGRSDAGSSSSPRLRRVLVVGEVALALMLVTSAGLLLRSFLQLQDVDPGFQAERLLKADIQLPAARYPQDRASFPNWTEVHQFYARLLEGLERLPEAESFAFGVNHPMAGGWTTRFQVDGRPAPPASEQTEATVRPVSPNYFRTAGIQIKRGRAFSEEDRSDGKPVMILNESMARRLFADEDPLGQRVVMWGMAREVVGIAADVRFNGLDRQGRIAMYLPLSQIPLAGGSILIRTSADPQQVASALKAIVHDIDPQLPVFEITLLEDLIWSSLAQPRFNALLLSIFAVTALLLAVVGIFGVLSQSVALRRREMGVRMALGARPGDLMRSVVGQGLGLTAAGVVLGIVGAWLAGRFISGMLFQVSALDPVTFVSVPLILMAAALLACFLPARRAARSDPLETLRCE; encoded by the coding sequence ATGAATCTGCTTAGGCGCATCGCCAAACGCCTGTGGACGCGCATACGTCCGGGACGCCTGCGCTGGGAAGTGGAAGAGGAGATGAGCTTCCACCTGGAGCAGCGGACCGAAGAGTACCGTCGCAGCGGACTCGACACCCCGGCCGCCCGCCGCCGCGCTCAGGAGCGTTTCGGCAGCCTCTCGGGATACCGGTCGCGCGTCCTGCAAGTCCACCACGTCAGTCCCGCCGGAGGTCAAGGAGCCAATCTCATGGAAAGCATCCTGCAAGACATTCGTTTCGCCGTCCGGACGCTGCTTCGGCGGCCCCTCTTCACCGTCCTCTGCCTGATCACTTTGGCGCTGGGCATCGGTGCCAATAGCGCCATCTTCAGCGTAATCCAGGCCGTCTTGCTGGCCCCGCTGCCTCACAAGAACTCCGAGAGCCTGGCTGTCCTCTGGCAGTTCGACCGCCACAATCAAACCAGCAAAGAGGCCATTTCGGTTCCCGACCTCTTCGATTTCCGCGAGCGCTCCTCTTCCATCGCCCACCTGATGGCCTTCCGCTCGCGTCAGTTCACTCTGACGGGGCTGGAGGACCCGGAGCGGGTGCTGGTGGGCGAGGTCACCACCGGATCGCTGGTGGAAACCGGTTTCCCTCCAATGAGGGGACGCGAGTTCGAGGCTCGGGAAGGCGAACCCAACGGTCCCTTGGCGGCCCTTTTGCGCCGCAGTTTCGCCCAGCGGCGCTTCGGCTCCATGGAGGATGCCGTGGGGCGAAGCGTCACCTTGAACGGGGTGGACTACCAGGTGGTCGGGGTGCTTCCCGAGGACACCGTCTTTCCCAGCGATCAGGTTCAGATCTGGATCCCCTTGCAGGTCGCGCCCCGCTCGGCCCCGCGGGGCAACCACAGCATCCTGGCGCTGGCCCGCCTGGCGCCCGGGGTCGAACTGAAGCAGGCCAATGAGGAGATCGCCTCCATCGCCGCCCAGCTCGAAGAGGAGTTTCCCGACGACAACGCCGGACGCGGGGCCTTCCTCTCGCCCCTGCGTCAAGAAGTGGTGGGCGACTACAGCCTGACCTTGTGGGTGCTGATGGCGGCCGTGGGCGTGGTGCTGCTGATCGCCTGCGCCAACGTGGCCAACCTGATGCTGACGCGGGCTGCGGCGCGCGGACGCGAGGTTGGGATCCGCCGAGCACTGGGGGCGGGACGCCTGCGCCTGGCCCGCCAATTCCTCACCGAAAGCCTGGTGCTGGCAGGCGCCGCGGCCCTGCTGGGACTGGGATTGGCCTGGGTGGGCATCCGCCTGCTGCTGCAACTCGCTCCCTCCGGCATCCCGCGCCTGCAGCACACCACTGTCGATCCCTGGGTGCTGGGATTCACCCTGCTCATCAGCGCCCTGACGGGCCTGCTCTTCGGCCTGGCCCCTGCCCTGCAGAGCACCCGCCGCCATGCGGCTTCAGCTTTGCGCCAAGGCGGACGCAGCGATGCCGGAAGCTCCTCGTCGCCTCGCCTGCGCCGCGTGCTGGTGGTGGGAGAGGTGGCCCTGGCGCTGATGCTGGTCACCAGCGCCGGACTCCTGCTGCGCTCCTTCCTGCAGTTGCAGGACGTCGATCCCGGCTTTCAAGCCGAGCGCCTTCTCAAGGCCGACATCCAGCTTCCCGCCGCCCGCTACCCTCAGGACCGCGCCAGCTTCCCCAATTGGACCGAAGTGCACCAGTTCTACGCCCGCCTGCTGGAAGGCCTTGAGCGACTGCCCGAAGCCGAGTCCTTCGCCTTCGGGGTCAATCATCCGATGGCGGGCGGATGGACGACGCGCTTCCAGGTGGATGGCCGTCCGGCGCCGCCTGCCAGCGAGCAAACCGAGGCTACCGTCCGGCCGGTTTCGCCCAACTACTTCAGAACCGCCGGCATCCAGATCAAACGCGGACGCGCCTTCAGCGAAGAGGACCGCAGCGACGGAAAGCCCGTCATGATCCTCAACGAATCGATGGCCCGCCGCCTCTTTGCCGATGAGGACCCGCTGGGGCAGCGCGTCGTGATGTGGGGTATGGCGCGCGAAGTGGTAGGTATTGCCGCCGACGTCCGTTTCAACGGACTTGATCGGCAAGGCCGCATCGCCATGTATCTGCCCCTCTCGCAAATCCCCCTGGCGGGCGGCTCCATCCTGATCCGCACTTCGGCCGATCCCCAGCAGGTCGCTTCGGCGCTCAAGGCCATCGTTCACGACATCGATCCCCAGTTGCCCGTCTTCGAAATCACCTTGCTGGAGGACCTGATCTGGAGTTCCCTCGCCCAACCCCGCTTCAACGCCCTGCTGCTGTCGATTTTCGCCGTCACGGCCCTGCTGCTGGCCGTGGTGGGGATCTTCGGCGTTCTTTCTCAGAGCGTGGCCCTGCGCCGCCGCGAAATGGGCGTCCGAATGGCCTTGGGAGCCCGTCCCGGCGACCTCATGCGGTCGGTGGTGGGCCAAGGACTGGGTCTGACGGCTGCCGGCGTCGTGTTGGGCATCGTGGGCGCCTGGCTGGCGGGGCGCTTTATCTCCGGCATGCTCTTTCAGGTCTCGGCGCTTGATCCCGTCACCTTCGTCAGCGTCCCCCTGATTCTGATGGCGGCGGCCTTGCTGGCCTGCTTTCTGCCGGCCCGCCGGGCTGCCCGCAGCGATCCCCTGGAAACCCTGCGCTGCGAATGA
- a CDS encoding radical SAM protein has translation MGASSVNGKDQKVNGHAVEGHASKVNGHAVNGHAAAQSLGEMAEGEGGKLIVITAPLTEAIDHAGYFIQMAMASLPIWMEWVLDKKYPTWRKVEHNKDGSALYMPAGVRLLEKALERDFDSDDVVACYPDDLDKFVGPRTRVVAVSTHNPLGVTFAAGVYTSIFGSSKMPVNSFYARKMFEQIKSNPHRGSFKVIVGGSGGWQIKKTDTYEELSVDCVVEGRSESEETLALFHKAIAGQELPREIDVSHPKVRDEIMVPDKRTTFGVVEMTTGCGRRCNFCVPDLNPQIDVPKDAILKMVEANVQNGNKQISLATEDMFIWGQVKTGTPFFFPNREALIDLFTEVVETPGVEQHALSHSTIAPAVVDPVLIKRLSDILLDKSPITIPRVSSHPEGRALVSLIGLETGSVRMAKKLMPGKAVPFKIDYWPSVVLEGLRVLNENNWFPMFTLMVGNPGETDEDVKATLDLVYEMERRDLFAFLVPSIFTPLHDTRMEQERGVTHTQNLSPLQWQLIMKCWKNNLRPGQYSWWGPMAWRLGALGMWAYKLRRSNGRNFTWPLFMFASALPEKMMEKMGKIYVGKPLETLNRKELLSTLRKNYWKYLRPDTGDMPDGWAPEAPFPGSEGSGEQPTAQ, from the coding sequence ATGGGAGCCAGTTCAGTCAATGGCAAGGACCAGAAGGTCAACGGGCACGCCGTTGAAGGCCACGCATCAAAGGTCAACGGCCACGCCGTCAACGGGCACGCCGCCGCCCAAAGCTTAGGGGAGATGGCGGAAGGCGAAGGCGGCAAGCTGATCGTCATTACCGCACCGCTGACCGAGGCCATCGATCACGCCGGCTATTTTATCCAGATGGCCATGGCCTCGCTTCCGATTTGGATGGAGTGGGTTCTCGACAAGAAGTACCCCACCTGGCGGAAGGTGGAACACAACAAGGACGGCTCGGCACTCTACATGCCGGCCGGCGTGCGCCTGCTGGAAAAGGCTTTGGAGCGCGACTTCGATTCCGACGACGTGGTGGCCTGCTATCCCGACGATCTGGACAAGTTCGTCGGACCACGCACTCGAGTGGTGGCAGTGTCGACCCACAATCCCTTGGGAGTGACCTTCGCTGCCGGAGTCTATACCTCCATCTTCGGGTCTTCCAAGATGCCGGTCAATTCCTTCTACGCGCGCAAAATGTTCGAGCAGATCAAGTCCAATCCCCACCGCGGCAGCTTCAAGGTGATCGTGGGCGGTTCGGGCGGATGGCAGATCAAGAAGACCGACACCTACGAGGAACTGTCGGTGGACTGCGTGGTGGAGGGGCGCAGCGAGTCGGAAGAGACCCTGGCTCTTTTCCACAAGGCCATCGCCGGCCAGGAACTGCCCCGCGAGATCGACGTCTCCCACCCCAAGGTGCGCGACGAGATCATGGTTCCCGACAAGCGCACCACCTTTGGCGTCGTGGAGATGACGACCGGTTGCGGCCGGCGCTGCAATTTTTGCGTCCCCGACCTCAATCCGCAGATCGACGTCCCCAAGGACGCCATCCTCAAGATGGTGGAAGCCAACGTCCAGAACGGCAACAAGCAGATTTCGCTGGCCACCGAGGACATGTTCATCTGGGGACAGGTCAAGACCGGGACGCCCTTCTTTTTCCCCAACCGGGAAGCCTTGATCGACCTCTTCACCGAGGTAGTGGAAACTCCGGGGGTGGAACAGCATGCCCTCAGTCACAGCACCATCGCCCCCGCCGTGGTCGATCCCGTCCTCATCAAGCGGCTGTCCGACATCCTGCTGGACAAGTCGCCCATCACCATTCCCCGCGTCAGTTCCCATCCCGAGGGCCGGGCGCTGGTGTCCCTCATCGGACTGGAAACCGGCTCCGTGCGCATGGCCAAGAAGCTGATGCCGGGCAAGGCCGTACCCTTCAAGATCGACTATTGGCCCAGCGTGGTGCTGGAAGGGCTGCGCGTCCTCAACGAGAACAACTGGTTTCCCATGTTCACCCTGATGGTGGGCAACCCGGGTGAAACCGACGAGGACGTCAAAGCCACTCTCGACCTGGTCTACGAGATGGAACGTCGGGATCTTTTCGCCTTCCTGGTGCCTTCCATCTTCACGCCCCTGCACGACACCCGCATGGAGCAGGAGCGCGGCGTCACCCATACCCAGAACCTGTCGCCCCTGCAGTGGCAGCTCATCATGAAGTGCTGGAAGAACAACCTGCGTCCTGGACAGTACAGTTGGTGGGGACCCATGGCTTGGCGGCTGGGCGCCCTGGGCATGTGGGCTTACAAGCTGCGCAGATCCAACGGACGCAATTTCACCTGGCCGCTCTTCATGTTCGCCAGCGCGCTGCCCGAGAAAATGATGGAGAAGATGGGCAAGATCTACGTCGGCAAGCCGCTTGAAACGCTCAACCGCAAGGAACTTTTGAGCACCCTGCGCAAGAACTACTGGAAGTACCTGCGTCCCGATACCGGCGACATGCCCGATGGATGGGCCCCCGAAGCCCCCTTCCCCGGCTCTGAAGGCAGCGGAGAGCAACCGACCGCGCAGTAA